A window of Rhinatrema bivittatum chromosome 2, aRhiBiv1.1, whole genome shotgun sequence contains these coding sequences:
- the LOC115083843 gene encoding gastrula zinc finger protein XlCGF57.1-like encodes MPARASAQIPVTFEDIAVYFSQEEWEGLDEGQKELHKEVMKKNYQMLSSLENDNPRSDKPETHHWELSENPEGSKMLSERDAEETSSSSELGKTCRCQAFKETKERNSKGDSALSEQNVRNIPHKGEEQRNQTTEERCVCDVCGIFLKDPVTLKSEQGSHTEERPSPSADCGKTFTHKGELQVQQKTCTGEIPFTCSEGDRGFSGKRQLMQHQKISKGERKHKRAVHSKSFITKARAQKYKKSCTEKRRVFTTNDDKMFNQKENFTKHPKFWQAERQKSSNECNKSFCQRKVFSKQTKTQTDKRSFSCAQSEKRCSRKAGLPPQTIHKGKRKFTSNKCGKSFSQKKKLPNHQRTNTRLKPFTCTECGKSFRLKEYLTIHQRIHTGVKPFTCSECGKSFNQKTNFTVHQRTHTGVKPFTCTECGKNFSQKHHLTSHQRIHTEVKPFTCTECGKRFNWQESLRNHQRIHSNVKAFICTECGKCFSCKAYLTVHRRIHTNVKAFVCAECGKKFSKKKYLTCHQRIHTGVNLFTCTECGKSFSQKEYLKVHQRIHTGVKSFTCTECGKSFSQKQHLVSHQIIHTGVKPFTCIQCGKGFRWKTQLSCHQRAHTGVKPLACNM; translated from the coding sequence AAAATGACAATCCCAGATCCGATAAACCAGAAACACATCACTGGGAGCTCAGTGAGAATCCAGAAGGGAGCAAGATGTTatcagaaagagatgcagaggagacttcttcctcttctgagTTGGGAAAAACCTGCAGATGTCAAGCCTTCAAAGAAACAAAGGAAAGAAATTCAAAAGGAGACTCAGCTCTGAGTGAGCAAAATGTCAGAAATATCCCACATAAAGGGGAAGAGCAGAGAAATCAGACAACAGAAGAAAGATGTGTATGTGATGTATGTGGGATATTCCTCAAGGATCCTGtgactctgaaatcagagcagggATCTCACACTGAAGAGAGACCATCTCCATCTGCAGACTGTGGGAAAACCTTCACTCACAAGGGAGAACTACAGGTACAACAGAAAACATGCACAGGAGAAATaccttttacatgttctgagGGTGACAGAGGTTTCAGTGGTAAGCGAcaactaatgcaacaccagaaaatcagcaaaggagagagaaagcataAAAGGGCAGTGCATTCAAAAAGCTTTATTACTAAAGCAAGAGCCCAAAAATACAAGAAAAGCTGCACAGAAAAGAGAAGAGTATTTACTACTAATGATGACAAAATGTTCAATCAGAAAGAAAACTTCACAAAACACCCCAAATTCTGGCAAGCAGAGAGACAAAAGTCAAGTAATGAATGCAATAAAAGCTTCTGTCAGAGGAAAGTCTTTTCAAAACAAACGAAAACCCAAACTGATAAGAGATCATTCTCCTGTGCTCAGTCTGAAAAACGCTGTAGTAGAAAGGCAGGCCTTCCACCACAAACAATCcataaaggaaagagaaaatttACATCTAAtaaatgtggtaaaagtttcagtcagAAGAAAAAACTCCCAAATCACCAGAGAACCAACACACGattaaaaccatttacatgtacagaGTGCGGTAAAAGCTTTAGACTGAAAGAATACCTCAcaatccaccagagaatccacactggagtgaaaccatttacatgtagtgaatgTGGAAAAAGCTTTAATCAGAAGACAAATTTCACAGTTCACCAGAGAACCCATACTGGAgtaaagccatttacatgtactgagtgtggtaaaaacTTTAGTCAGAAGCATCACTTGACatcccaccagagaatccacactgaagtgaaaccatttacatgtactgaatgtggtaaacgTTTCAATTGGCAAGAAAGCCTAAGAAAtcatcagagaatccacagtaATGTGAAAGCATTTATATGTACAGAGTGTGGTAAATGCTTCAGTTGTAAGGCATACCTTACAGTTCATCGGAGAATACACACTAATgtgaaagcatttgtgtgtgctGAGTGTGGTAAAAAGTTCAGTAAGAAGAAATATCTGACATgtcatcagagaatccacactggagtgaATCTATTTACATGTacagagtgtggtaaaagctttagtcagAAGGAATACCTCAAagtccaccagagaatccacactggtgtgaaatcatttacatgtactgagtgtggtaaaagctttagccAGAAGCAACACTTGGTATCTCACCAGATAATCCACACTGGagtaaaaccatttacatgtattcAGTGTGGTAAAGGCTTCAGATGGAAGACTCAACTCTCATGCCATCAGAGAGCCCACACTGGAGTAAAACCATTGGCATGTAATATGTAG